The proteins below come from a single Xiphophorus hellerii strain 12219 chromosome 14, Xiphophorus_hellerii-4.1, whole genome shotgun sequence genomic window:
- the LOC116733337 gene encoding tripartite motif-containing protein 16-like yields MDSSKYSCSICFDLLKDPVTIPCGHSYCMNCIKCHWDGEDQRKINSCPQCRKEFIPRPNLEKNIMLSELVEDLKKTGLQTAPAVYCYAGPEDVACDFCTGRKMKAVKSCLVCLVSYCQNHLQPHYESPTFKKHNLVEASTNLQQNICSHHDEVMKIFCRTDQQCICYLCTMDEHKGHETVPAATERAEKQKKLQESRQQIQQNIEDQEKDVKLLQQEVEAINVSADKTVEDSEKIFTELIRLLQERSSDVKQQIRSQQETEVSRVKDVQEKLEQEITELKRKDAELEQLSHTEDHNQFLLNYPSLPALSESTHSSSINIRPLRHFEDVTAAVSELRDKLQDILRDTWTNNSQKFSEVDVLLSEPEPKTRDEFLKYSTEITLDPNTAHQSLALLQRNRKVSLRHQPHPDHPERFTGWSQVLSRESLTGSCYWEVEWSQGGVEVAVSYKNISRTGRLDESKLGFNDKSWALRCGSKCCTFWHNKVSTSIKSPVSSRVGVYLDHKAGILSFYSVSETMTLLHRVQTRFTQPLYAGIWLFNQGTAEFIAVK; encoded by the coding sequence ATGGATTCATCTAAATACTCTTGCTCCATCTGTTTCgatctactgaaggatccgGTGACTATTCCTTGTGGACACAGTTACTGCATGAACTGTATTAAATGCCACTGGGATGGAGAAGATCAGAGGAAAATCAATAGCTGCCCTCAGTGCAGGAAAGAGTTCATACCAAGGCCTAACCTGGAGAAAAACATCATGCTGTCAGAATTGGTGGAGGACctgaagaagactggactccaaACTGCACCAGCTGTCTACtgctatgctggacctgaagatgtggcctgtgatttcTGCACTGGGAGAAAGATGAAAGCTGTCAAGTCCTGTCTGGTCTGTTTGGTTTCTTATTGCCAAAATCACCTTCAACCTCACTATGAATCACCTAcgtttaaaaaacataatctggTTGAAGCGTCTACTAACCTTCAGCAGAACATCTGCTCTCAtcatgatgaggtgatgaagatctTCTGTCGTACTGATCAGCAGTGTATCTGTTATCTCTGCActatggatgaacataaaggccaTGAAACAGTCCCAGCTGCAACAGAAAGGGCTGAGAAACAGAAGAAGCTCCAGGAGAGTCGACAACAAATCCAGCAGAATATAGAGGAccaagagaaagatgtgaagctgcttcaacaggaggtggaggccatcaatgtctctgctgataaaacagtggaggacagtgagaagatcttcactgagctgatccgtctcctccaggaaagaagctctgatgtgaagcagcagatcagatcccagcaggaaactgaagtgagtcgagtcaaagatgttcaggagaagctggagcaggagatcactgagctgaagaggaaagacgctgagctggagcagctctcacacacagaggatcacaaccagtttctcctcaactacccctcactgccagcactcagtgagtctacacactcatccagcatcaacatccgtcctctgagacactttgaggacgtgacagcagctgtgtcagagctcagagacaaaCTACAGGACATCCTGAGAGACACATGGACAAACAACTCTCAGAAATTCAGTGAGGTTGATGTTctactgtcagaaccagaaccaaagaccaGAGATGAATTCTTGAAATATTCAACAGAAATAACTTTGGATCCAAATACAGCACATCAAAGTTTGGCACTGcttcagagaaacagaaaagtatCATTAAGGCATCAACCtcatcctgatcatccagaaaGATTCACTGGCTGGTCTCAGGTCCTGAGcagagagagtctgactggaagttgttactgggaggtggagtggagtCAGGGAGGAGTTGAAGTAGCAGTTTCATACAAGAATATCAGCAGAACAGGAAGATTAGATGAATCTAAGCTTGGATTTAATGACAAATCTTGGGCACTGCGTTGTGGCAGTAAATGTTGCACATTCTGGCACAACAAAGTAAGTACTTCCATTAAaagtccagtttcctccagagtcggagtgtacctggatcacaaagcaggtattctgtctttctacagcgtctctgaaaccatgactctcctccacagagtccagaccagattcactcaGCCTCTGTATGCTGGGATTTGGCTGTTTAATCAAGGAACTGCTGAGTTTATCGCGGTTAAATAG